The genomic DNA ATTTAccatttaactttaaatagaGTATATAGgataattaataaatactttttaaattgtaaaatgtacttcatGACAGTTAAACAGACACTGAATATGATACTACAATAAATAGATatcatgcattttaatttataaaTTTCTATATATGATGTAAGATGATatttaatgacacacacagacacactcacacacatactgcatgtttgtattttaatataaatataaataatatatgatgcttaacattcatttcaaaaaacaaaacaaacatgtcttgGAAATAATCTGGTGGAAAATATTATGAATTAGAAACTGCAGATATTGCAATTTCAACCCAACACTATGAtagtatattattttatatgtgaCTTTTCcatcaataacattttattttatattatatagctgtctttattcatatttgacatgtaataaaagcaaattactgttgtattgatttcttttttagtgGTTAGAGTAAAATATATGATCATAAATCTATATTACACTTTACATAATGCAATCATTGAAATGacaattaaaatttaaatgatGGGAAAATTTGTAATtctttataaaatgtatattaacCCTAACATGggaataatattatattaaattataatgtATTcagtattattgttttatatgagTTTTATTGAGTCTTTCTGTCATATATCTGAGCATATTGTGTTAACTGTGTTAtatatgaaaattaaaaaagtaaaaaatgtgaaattactGATGCAGTGGTTTGTTAGTGGTTAGTGTAAAGTATATGGTGTTcaatatataatgtgttataCATGTTGTTATCTTGAAAATGACAATTGCATTTCATGTGAAGGTAAATATGACCTTTATTATAATATGTAAATTAACATTAATACAGACAACGATTCAATGTTAAAGGGACACATTTCATGAttatattaaaattattttgtaCTACATATATAGATGAAGCCAGTACATGTAGCGGACTTTGTGCTGTATTGATGAGCAGTTTAGTGATCAGAGTCCATGTGGTCTCCAGGATCAGACTGAATGCAGTGCAGTGCTGTAGCTGCAGCTGTTGACTGTGTGAATGCGTGTCTGTGCTGCTTGTTGTTGCCGTCAAACTGCAGATGAGCCGGTAGTGGAGCCCGTGGTGAGCGTGTACCCAGCAGCATCCAGAGCCCACCAGGAGGGGAAGAGCTCCCTGCTGTGTCTGGCCTCAGCCATGTTTCCTCCTCTGGTCCGGTTCTCCTGGAGAAGACGAAAGGAGAATGGTCCTCAGGAGGTGCTGCCCCCTGCTGAGGGAGAGCAGCTGGAGCTCAGAGAGTCGAGATGCACCGCCGCCATCAGAGTGATTGATCTGGACGCTCTCTCCACGTATAAATACCGCTGCTCCGTCCAACACGAGGGGGGCACAGTGGAGGCCCAAACAGTGGTGGCCCAAACAGAACAAGGCCAGCACGAGGGGGGCACAGTGGAGGCCCCAACAGAACAAGGTAATGAAGGCTTGGTGACTGTGTTCAGCAGTGATTCAGCTTCATGTGGAGACGCTGtcaaagacagcagaggagcagaggactGACCTTTCCTTTTCactccttttctgtttcagtggttccagctccagcagcttctCTCCAGTCTCAGTGCAGGgtgaagctgctctgtgtgctgtACACAGTGCTGATAGTGAAGAGTCTGGTGTACTGCTGTGGACTCTCTCTGCTGAGGATCCTCAGAAACAAGGGACCGTCCACCGACTGCACACATGCTGACTGACTGTATTCTGCTCGCCTTTTCTCACCATCAGACCTCATCAGTTCATCTCATTGATCGCTTTGATCAGCAGtcataaatgtcaaaaatatgaaattgatATTTTTAGATTAGATACAGTCAATACTTATATAACCACGTATATTTGCAGTTACTTTGTTTAATTCTGTggtattgtgttattttgatgCTCTAGTCTAGTTCCACTTTTAATTGTGACTTGTGTAATAACAGAACATGAAGCTGAATCATTGGCTGTCTGCTggatattttattgtttgtagtACTTTTTCTGTTCTCGTGTTTCTTTTTAAGACATTATGCAGAGTGTGGCAGGTTTGTCAGATTATTTCAGTGTAACATTCTCAATAAACTGAAAAATCACAGAGTCTGTGTTTTAGAAACCTCCTTGTTTTCATGGATCTCACTTTGGCTTCATAGCAAATAATCAGAGACAGAATCCACTTCATTGGCTTCATGTATGTTGACACCTACAAGTAATGTGACTCTGGTTGTAAGTAGCTCTCAATATACTTTCAGACAGCGCCAACAACAAATGTACAGGAAGATATGAATATAAGCATACAGCTAAAGAAGGACAACAGAGCTAAACAAAGTCAAGCAAACAGAAACATATGGCTATTATATACAAGTCAGTAGGTGTGGGTGTGCCACCAGGTTCAGTGCTGACCCCCTTTTATAATTGTGTCAGTGTGGATGTAAAACTCTACGCTGATGACTCTGTTgtttacacacatgaacaaacagcagagcgaGCTGCTTTGAAGCTACAACTGCTATAAAATGATCACACGGCGGCTCCATCAGTCGGGCTGAAGTTTGATTGTTGgcaaaatgatgtgtgtgtttattatttctgaACCACTGAAATAACTGTTACAGCTTTATCAAGATGAAATGGATCggtttacttttatttgtttttacagtgaagcactttgtaactttgatTTGAAAGCTTC from Enoplosus armatus isolate fEnoArm2 chromosome 14, fEnoArm2.hap1, whole genome shotgun sequence includes the following:
- the LOC139296851 gene encoding immunoglobulin lambda-1 light chain-like, giving the protein MLFLPAAALCCLCSALVAMAAELIQGDLTLTRRVGDKVSFSCGGTDQCYDDYMYWYQKNDTETFTMILDIDKRNGAIDSGYNHPQKDDFSAVNKQNGFELEIQKVKLSHSATYYCSCGKDDLHRYGHWIFGSGTKLYVTDEPVVEPVVSVYPAASRAHQEGKSSLLCLASAMFPPLVRFSWRRRKENGPQEVLPPAEGEQLELRESRCTAAIRVIDLDALSTYKYRCSVQHEGGTVEAQTVVAQTEQGQHEGGTVEAPTEQVVPAPAASLQSQCRVKLLCVLYTVLIVKSLVYCCGLSLLRILRNKGPSTDCTHAD